A stretch of the candidate division KSB1 bacterium genome encodes the following:
- a CDS encoding sigma-54 dependent transcriptional regulator translates to MQPTSEKYTLLIIDDNPHFVEDLRALTGEEFLLITAGSGEEGLRKFSECSVDLVLLDLKLGRGIDGLETLRRLKRIDPDVPVIMVTEYASLETAHQAGRLGAAHYCSKAPSLKELRMLIAQHVQNLPWRRAYRDQLLRQHPRFIGDSPVVRKLFAEIETLAPTDCTVLITGETGTGKELIAHEIHHRSHRAHRPLLAINCSNLPSNLFESEFFGHERGAFTGAVRQYKGKFEEADGSTLFLDEIADLPLESQPKILRAIEYGTFRRLGGQRDQQADVRLLAATNKNLEKEVAAGRFREDLFYRINRVQLHVPSLRERREDIPLLAKYYLEYFSMTLHKPIPEISEDLVKAWCEYDWPGNIRALSGEMEKLVLYSTDGKIDRSRLRIFTAGNNDPCEFFMPLFDLPYEQAKEKLLAQFQQDYFREHLTRSDGNMTRVAEATGVNRTTIYRILGNAQAD, encoded by the coding sequence ATGCAACCCACAAGCGAAAAGTACACCCTCCTCATCATTGACGACAACCCCCACTTTGTCGAAGACCTGCGCGCGCTCACCGGCGAGGAATTTCTGCTCATCACTGCCGGCAGCGGCGAAGAGGGCTTGCGCAAATTCTCCGAGTGCAGCGTTGATTTGGTGTTGCTCGATCTCAAGCTCGGTCGCGGCATCGACGGCCTCGAAACTTTGCGCCGGTTAAAGAGAATCGATCCCGATGTGCCGGTCATTATGGTCACCGAATATGCTTCTCTGGAAACAGCACACCAAGCCGGACGCCTCGGTGCGGCCCATTATTGCAGCAAAGCCCCGAGTCTCAAAGAGTTGCGCATGCTCATTGCACAGCACGTGCAAAACCTCCCCTGGCGCCGCGCCTATCGCGATCAACTCCTGCGCCAACATCCCCGGTTTATCGGTGACAGCCCGGTTGTCCGCAAACTCTTTGCTGAGATCGAAACCCTCGCGCCAACCGATTGCACCGTGCTTATCACCGGCGAAACCGGCACCGGCAAGGAATTGATTGCCCACGAAATTCATCACCGCAGCCATCGCGCCCATCGACCGCTGTTGGCCATCAATTGCAGCAACCTGCCGTCAAATCTTTTTGAGAGCGAATTCTTTGGTCATGAGCGCGGCGCTTTCACTGGTGCCGTTCGCCAATACAAAGGCAAATTTGAAGAAGCCGATGGCAGCACCCTTTTTCTCGATGAAATTGCAGACCTGCCACTGGAGTCACAGCCCAAAATCTTGCGCGCCATTGAGTACGGCACCTTCCGCCGGTTGGGAGGACAGCGCGACCAACAGGCTGATGTTCGCCTCCTGGCCGCAACCAATAAAAATTTAGAGAAAGAAGTCGCGGCCGGCCGCTTTCGGGAAGATTTGTTCTATCGCATCAACCGCGTTCAACTCCACGTCCCATCGTTGCGTGAGCGCCGCGAAGATATTCCCCTGCTGGCCAAATACTATCTCGAATATTTCAGCATGACCCTGCACAAGCCCATTCCTGAGATTTCGGAAGATCTCGTGAAAGCTTGGTGTGAATATGATTGGCCCGGCAATATTCGCGCGCTGAGCGGCGAGATGGAAAAGCTTGTGCTCTACAGTACTGATGGCAAGATCGATCGTTCCCGTCTGCGGATTTTTACTGCAGGCAACAACGATCCTTGTGAATTTTTCATGCCGCTGTTCGATCTTCCTTACGAGCAGGCCAAAGAAAAACTGCTGGCACAATTTCAGCAGGATTATTTTCGGGAGCATTTAACGCGCAGTGATGGCAATATGACCCGGGTCGCCGAAGCCACCGGTGTCAACCGCACAACGATATATCGCATTCTCGGCAACGCACAAGCTGATTAG